In Streptomyces durocortorensis, a genomic segment contains:
- a CDS encoding DeoR/GlpR family DNA-binding transcription regulator: MFAAERRQLILEMVRANGAVSLRELARVVQTSEVTVRRDVRALEAEGLLDRRHGGAVLPGGFTRESGFPQKSHLSTAEKTAIADLAAGLVGEGEAIVVGAGTTTQELARRLARVPGLTVVTNSLLVAQALAHANRVEVVMTGGTLRGSNYALVGSGAEQSLQGLRVSRAFLSGSGLTAERGLSTSNMLSASVDRALVQAAAEVVVLADHTKLGSDTMFQTVPTELITRLVTDEPPLHDERAAAELQALADQGVEITVAGPEADASGGDGAPPGRQPRRDMPLPGQRRTQNGGLGPQLRSASALADVPGEQRARVADLRRR, encoded by the coding sequence GTGTTCGCTGCAGAACGTCGTCAGTTGATCCTCGAAATGGTGCGTGCCAACGGGGCGGTATCGCTCCGTGAGCTCGCCCGCGTCGTCCAGACCTCCGAAGTGACCGTACGGCGGGACGTGCGGGCACTGGAGGCAGAAGGACTCCTCGACCGCCGGCACGGCGGTGCGGTCTTGCCGGGCGGTTTTACGCGGGAGTCCGGCTTTCCGCAGAAATCCCATCTCTCCACCGCGGAGAAGACGGCCATCGCCGACCTGGCCGCAGGGCTCGTCGGCGAGGGCGAGGCCATCGTGGTCGGCGCCGGTACGACCACCCAGGAGCTGGCCCGCCGGCTCGCACGGGTCCCCGGCCTGACCGTCGTCACCAACTCCCTGCTGGTCGCCCAGGCGTTGGCCCATGCCAACCGGGTCGAAGTCGTCATGACCGGCGGCACCCTGCGCGGCAGCAACTACGCGCTGGTGGGCAGCGGGGCCGAGCAGTCCCTCCAGGGGCTGCGGGTCTCCCGGGCCTTCCTGTCCGGGAGCGGCCTCACGGCGGAGCGTGGCCTGTCCACGTCCAACATGCTCTCGGCCAGCGTCGACCGGGCCCTGGTGCAGGCCGCCGCGGAGGTGGTCGTCCTGGCCGACCATACGAAGCTCGGCTCGGACACCATGTTCCAGACCGTGCCGACGGAACTCATCACGCGTCTGGTGACCGACGAGCCGCCGCTCCACGACGAGCGCGCTGCCGCCGAGCTACAGGCCCTGGCGGACCAGGGCGTGGAGATCACGGTGGCCGGTCCGGAGGCGGACGCGTCCGGCGGGGACGGCGCGCCGCCGGGCCGTCAGCCCCGCCGTGACATGCCGCTGCCCGGCCAGCGCCGTACGCAGAACGGCGGCCTCGGGCCGCAGCTGCGCAGCGCCTCCGCGCTGGCGGACGTGCCGGGCGAGCAGCGGGCCCGGGTGGCGGACCTGCGGAGGCGGTAG
- the deoC gene encoding deoxyribose-phosphate aldolase, translating into MPTTAPAFSDATASDSALRRFLFGLPGVDAVGLEARAASLGTRSIKTTAKAYAIDLAISMIDLTTLEGADTPGKVRALAAKAVNPDPTDRTTPRTAAVCVYPDMAATAAAALAGSGVKVASVATAFPAGRAPLDIKLADVRDAVAAGADEIDMVIDRGAFLSGRFLKVYEEILAVKAECGTARLKVIFETGELSTYDNIRRASWIGMLAGADFIKTSTGKVATNATPANTLLMLEAVRDFRAQTGVQIGVKPAGGIRTTKDAVKFLVLVNETAGEDWLDPHWFRFGASSLLNDLLMQRQKLSTGRYSGPDYVTVD; encoded by the coding sequence ATGCCCACCACTGCTCCCGCATTCTCCGACGCGACCGCGTCCGACAGTGCGCTGCGCCGCTTCCTGTTCGGGCTGCCGGGCGTCGACGCCGTCGGCCTCGAAGCGCGCGCCGCCTCTCTCGGTACCCGCTCGATCAAGACGACGGCCAAGGCGTACGCCATCGATCTCGCCATCTCGATGATCGACCTGACGACGCTGGAAGGCGCGGACACCCCGGGCAAGGTCCGGGCTCTCGCCGCCAAGGCCGTCAACCCCGACCCGACCGACCGCACGACCCCGCGCACCGCGGCGGTCTGCGTCTACCCCGACATGGCGGCCACCGCGGCCGCCGCGCTCGCCGGTTCCGGCGTGAAAGTGGCGTCCGTGGCGACCGCCTTCCCCGCGGGCCGCGCGCCACTGGACATCAAGCTCGCGGACGTCCGCGACGCCGTGGCGGCCGGGGCCGACGAGATCGACATGGTGATCGACCGGGGGGCCTTCCTCTCCGGCCGGTTCCTGAAGGTGTACGAGGAGATCCTCGCCGTGAAGGCGGAGTGCGGCACCGCCCGCCTCAAGGTGATCTTCGAGACCGGTGAGCTGTCCACGTACGACAACATCCGCCGGGCCTCCTGGATCGGGATGCTGGCGGGCGCGGACTTCATCAAGACCTCGACCGGCAAGGTGGCCACCAACGCCACCCCCGCCAACACGCTCCTCATGCTGGAGGCCGTCCGCGACTTCCGGGCGCAGACCGGCGTACAGATCGGCGTGAAGCCGGCCGGCGGCATCCGCACCACCAAGGACGCGGTCAAGTTCCTGGTCCTGGTGAACGAGACGGCGGGCGAGGACTGGCTGGACCCGCACTGGTTCCGGTTCGGCGCGTCCAGCCTGCTCAACGACCTGCTGATGCAGCGCCAGAAGCTCAGCACCGGCCGTTACTCCGGCCCCGATTACGTGACGGTGGACTGA
- a CDS encoding phospho-sugar mutase encodes MHDLIAQARTWLAEDPDPETRDELAALIEAGDTQELAARFAGTLQFGTAGLRGELGAGPMRMNRSVVIRAAAGLAAYLKAQGHEGGLVVIGYDARYKSADFARDTAAVMTGAGLRAAVLPRPLPTPVLAYAIRHQGAVAGVEVTASHNPPRDNGYKVYLGDGSQIVPPADGEIAAAIAAVGPLEGVARPEDGWQTLGDEVLDAYLTRTDAVLAAGSPRTARTVYTAMHGVGTSVLTAAFARAGFPAPVLVAEQAEPDPAFPTVAFPNPEEPGAMDLAFATARRAAPDLIIANDPDADRCAVAVPDTATDGGWRMLRGDEVGALLAAHLVERGVTGVFAESIVSSSLLGRIAEKADLGYEETLTGFKWIARVDGLRYGYEEALGYCVDPEGVRDKDGITAALLVAELASVLKEQGRTLLDLLDDLALTHGLHATDQLSVRVEDLTVIADAMARLREQPPTALAGLSVTSAEDLSRGTDKLPPTDGLRYQLEGARVIVRPSGTEPKLKCYLEVVVPVADAASLPAARERGAELLAGIKRDLAAAAGI; translated from the coding sequence GTGCACGACCTCATCGCGCAGGCCAGAACCTGGCTGGCCGAGGACCCCGACCCCGAGACCCGCGACGAGCTGGCCGCGCTCATCGAGGCGGGTGACACCCAGGAGCTCGCCGCCCGTTTCGCGGGCACGCTCCAGTTCGGCACCGCCGGACTGCGCGGGGAGCTCGGAGCCGGGCCGATGCGGATGAACCGGTCCGTGGTGATCCGGGCGGCGGCGGGCCTGGCCGCCTACCTCAAGGCGCAGGGCCACGAGGGCGGCCTCGTCGTCATCGGGTACGACGCCCGCTACAAGTCCGCCGACTTCGCGCGCGACACCGCGGCCGTGATGACCGGCGCCGGACTGCGCGCCGCCGTGCTGCCCCGCCCGCTCCCCACCCCCGTACTGGCGTATGCCATAAGGCACCAGGGCGCCGTGGCCGGCGTCGAGGTCACCGCCAGCCACAACCCGCCGCGCGACAACGGCTACAAGGTCTACCTCGGCGACGGCTCGCAGATCGTGCCCCCGGCCGACGGCGAGATCGCGGCCGCCATCGCCGCGGTCGGCCCGCTGGAAGGCGTGGCCCGCCCGGAGGACGGCTGGCAGACCCTGGGCGACGAGGTCCTGGACGCCTACCTCACCCGTACGGACGCGGTCCTGGCCGCCGGCAGCCCCCGTACGGCACGCACGGTCTACACCGCGATGCACGGCGTCGGCACCTCGGTGCTGACCGCCGCGTTCGCCCGGGCCGGGTTCCCCGCGCCGGTGCTCGTGGCCGAGCAGGCCGAGCCGGACCCCGCGTTCCCCACCGTGGCCTTCCCCAACCCGGAGGAGCCCGGCGCGATGGATCTCGCCTTCGCCACCGCCCGCCGGGCCGCGCCGGACCTGATCATCGCCAACGACCCGGACGCGGACCGCTGCGCGGTCGCCGTGCCCGACACCGCAACGGACGGCGGCTGGCGGATGCTGCGCGGCGACGAGGTGGGCGCGCTGCTCGCCGCGCACCTGGTGGAGCGGGGCGTCACCGGCGTGTTCGCGGAGTCGATCGTGTCGTCGTCACTGCTCGGCCGGATCGCGGAGAAGGCGGACCTCGGGTACGAGGAGACGCTGACCGGCTTCAAGTGGATCGCCCGGGTGGACGGTCTGCGGTACGGGTACGAGGAGGCGCTCGGCTACTGCGTCGACCCCGAGGGCGTCCGCGACAAGGACGGCATCACCGCCGCCCTGCTCGTCGCCGAGCTCGCCTCCGTACTCAAGGAGCAGGGCCGTACGCTGCTGGACCTGCTGGACGATCTGGCGCTGACCCACGGGCTGCACGCCACCGACCAGCTGTCGGTGCGGGTGGAGGACCTGACGGTCATCGCCGACGCCATGGCCCGGCTCCGGGAGCAGCCGCCGACCGCACTGGCGGGCCTCTCGGTCACCTCGGCCGAGGACCTGTCGCGGGGGACGGACAAGCTGCCGCCCACCGACGGGCTGCGCTACCAGCTGGAGGGTGCCCGGGTGATCGTCCGCCCGAGCGGCACCGAGCCGAAGCTGAAGTGCTACCTGGAGGTCGTCGTTCCGGTCGCGGACGCCGCGTCGCTGCCCGCCGCGCGGGAGCGGGGTGCCGAGCTGCTGGCCGGGATCAAGCGGGACCTGGCGGCGGCTGCCGGAATCTGA
- a CDS encoding PH domain-containing protein gives MTSPTPPAEPPHADRTYRSVAALVCGALLILLIAWMAGDAMIRGEGRVPWLASAALLLVVPLVVAFTLRPAVFANDERIRIRNPFRTIQLPWTEVADVRASYSSELLAQDGTKYQLWAIPVSLRARKRAARTAARAAHDDPYGRTSVSADVRDAAQRTASADQTVRDLRDLAEGAGGTTPEGTAGVSVRWAYEVIAPAAVGAVLLAVLWAAG, from the coding sequence ATGACGAGCCCCACACCTCCCGCAGAGCCGCCCCACGCCGACCGGACCTACCGTTCCGTGGCCGCGCTGGTCTGCGGGGCGCTGCTGATCCTGCTGATCGCCTGGATGGCCGGGGACGCCATGATCCGGGGCGAGGGCCGGGTCCCGTGGCTGGCGTCGGCCGCGCTGCTCCTCGTGGTCCCGCTGGTCGTGGCGTTCACCCTGCGGCCCGCCGTGTTCGCGAACGACGAGCGCATCCGGATCCGCAACCCGTTCCGGACGATCCAGCTTCCCTGGACCGAGGTCGCCGACGTCAGGGCCTCGTACTCCTCCGAGCTGCTCGCCCAGGACGGCACGAAGTACCAGCTGTGGGCCATCCCCGTCTCCCTGCGCGCCCGCAAGCGCGCCGCCCGCACGGCGGCCCGCGCGGCCCACGACGACCCCTACGGCCGCACGTCGGTCAGCGCCGACGTCCGCGACGCCGCCCAGCGCACCGCCTCCGCCGACCAGACCGTCCGCGATCTGCGGGACCTGGCCGAGGGCGCGGGCGGGACGACGCCGGAGGGCACGGCCGGGGTCTCGGTGCGCTGGGCGTACGAGGTGATCGCCCCGGCCGCAGTCGGGGCGGTGCTGCTCGCGGTGCTGTGGGCGGCGGGCTGA
- a CDS encoding purine-nucleoside phosphorylase, which yields MNASVIPDNIQGDPQAAAAGAAARLRELTGAETHDVALVMGSGWAPAGEALGAPEAEFPVTDLPGFPAPAVEGHGGKVRSYRIGEKRALVFLGRTHFYEGRGVAAVAHGVRTAVAAGCKTVVLTNGCGGLREGMRPGQPVLISDHINLTAASPIIGANFVDLTDLYSPRLRALCKEIDDTLEEGVYVQFPGPHYETPAEINMVRVLGGDLVGMSTVLEAIAAREAGAEVLGLSLVTNLAAGLSGEPLNHEEVLQAGRDSATRMGALLARVLERI from the coding sequence GTGAACGCATCTGTTATTCCGGACAACATCCAGGGCGACCCGCAGGCAGCTGCTGCCGGGGCCGCCGCCCGCCTGCGCGAGCTGACCGGCGCCGAGACCCATGACGTCGCCCTGGTCATGGGCTCCGGCTGGGCTCCCGCGGGCGAAGCACTCGGCGCCCCGGAGGCCGAGTTCCCCGTCACCGACCTGCCCGGCTTCCCGGCCCCCGCCGTCGAGGGCCACGGCGGCAAGGTCCGCTCGTACCGGATCGGCGAGAAGCGCGCGCTGGTCTTCCTCGGCCGCACGCACTTCTACGAGGGCCGGGGCGTCGCCGCCGTCGCCCACGGCGTCCGTACGGCGGTGGCGGCGGGCTGCAAGACCGTCGTCCTGACGAACGGCTGCGGCGGTCTGCGCGAGGGCATGCGCCCGGGCCAGCCGGTGCTGATCAGCGACCACATCAACCTGACGGCCGCCTCCCCGATCATCGGCGCCAACTTCGTCGACCTGACCGACCTGTACTCCCCGCGGCTGCGCGCACTGTGCAAGGAGATCGACGACACCCTCGAAGAGGGCGTGTACGTCCAGTTCCCCGGCCCGCACTACGAGACCCCGGCCGAGATCAACATGGTCCGGGTGCTCGGCGGCGACCTGGTGGGCATGTCTACGGTCCTGGAGGCCATCGCGGCCCGCGAGGCGGGCGCCGAGGTGCTGGGCCTCTCCCTGGTCACCAACCTGGCGGCGGGCCTCTCCGGAGAACCCCTCAACCACGAGGAGGTCCTCCAGGCGGGCCGCGACTCGGCGACCCGGATGGGCGCGCTGCTGGCGAGGGTGCTGGAGCGGATCTGA
- a CDS encoding aldehyde dehydrogenase family protein, producing the protein MASAFEYAPAPESRSVVDIAPSYGLFIDGEFAEAADGKVFKTVSPSSEEVLSEVAQAGAADVDRAVKAARKAFEKWSALPGSERAKYLFRIARIIQERSRELAVLETLDNGKPIKETRDADLPLVAAHFFYYAGWADKLDHAGYGANPRPLGVAGQVIPWNFPLLMLAWKIAPALATGNTVVLKPAETTPLSALFFADICRQAGLPKGVVNILTGYGDAGEVLVSHPDVNKVAFTGSTAVGKAIARSVAGTDKKVTLELGGKGANIVFDDAPIDQAVEGIVTGIFFNQGQVCCAGSRLLVQESVQDEVLDALKRRLATLRLGDPLDKNTDIGAINSAEQLARITALVETGEAEGAERWSAPCELPSSGYWFAPTLFTNVTQAHTVARDEIFGPVLSVLSFRTPDEAVAKANNSQYGLSAGIWTEKGSRILAVANKLRAGVVWANTFNKFDPTSPFGGYKESGFGREGGRHGLEAYLDV; encoded by the coding sequence ATGGCATCCGCATTCGAGTACGCACCGGCGCCGGAGTCCCGCTCCGTCGTCGACATCGCCCCCTCCTACGGGCTGTTCATCGACGGCGAGTTCGCCGAGGCAGCCGACGGCAAGGTCTTCAAGACCGTCTCGCCGAGCAGCGAGGAGGTCCTCTCCGAGGTCGCGCAGGCAGGCGCGGCGGACGTGGACCGGGCCGTGAAGGCGGCACGGAAGGCGTTCGAGAAGTGGTCGGCGCTGCCCGGCTCCGAGCGCGCCAAGTACCTGTTCCGGATCGCGCGGATCATCCAGGAGCGCAGCCGCGAGCTGGCCGTCCTGGAGACGCTCGACAACGGCAAGCCGATCAAGGAGACGCGCGACGCGGACCTCCCGCTGGTCGCCGCGCACTTCTTCTACTACGCGGGCTGGGCCGACAAGCTGGACCACGCGGGGTACGGGGCGAACCCCCGGCCGCTGGGTGTGGCCGGTCAGGTCATCCCGTGGAACTTCCCGCTGCTGATGCTCGCGTGGAAGATCGCCCCGGCGCTGGCCACGGGCAACACGGTGGTCCTCAAGCCCGCCGAGACGACCCCGCTGAGCGCCCTGTTCTTCGCGGACATCTGCCGTCAGGCGGGTCTGCCGAAGGGCGTCGTCAACATCCTCACGGGGTACGGGGACGCGGGCGAGGTGCTCGTCTCCCACCCCGACGTCAACAAGGTCGCCTTCACCGGCTCGACCGCCGTCGGCAAGGCCATCGCGCGCTCCGTCGCGGGCACGGACAAGAAGGTCACCCTGGAGCTGGGCGGCAAGGGCGCGAACATCGTGTTCGACGACGCCCCGATCGACCAGGCCGTCGAGGGCATCGTCACGGGCATCTTCTTCAACCAGGGCCAGGTCTGCTGCGCGGGCTCCCGGCTGCTGGTCCAGGAGTCCGTTCAGGACGAGGTGCTGGACGCGCTCAAGCGGAGGCTGGCCACGCTGCGCCTGGGCGACCCGCTGGACAAGAACACCGACATCGGCGCGATCAACTCCGCCGAGCAGCTGGCCCGGATCACCGCGCTCGTCGAGACCGGCGAGGCGGAGGGCGCGGAGCGCTGGAGCGCCCCCTGCGAACTGCCGTCGTCGGGTTACTGGTTCGCGCCGACCCTCTTCACCAACGTCACCCAGGCCCACACGGTCGCCCGTGACGAGATCTTCGGCCCGGTCCTCTCCGTGCTCTCGTTCCGCACCCCGGACGAGGCGGTCGCCAAGGCCAACAACAGTCAGTACGGCCTCTCGGCGGGCATCTGGACGGAGAAGGGCTCCCGCATCCTCGCGGTGGCGAACAAGCTCCGCGCGGGCGTCGTCTGGGCCAACACGTTCAACAAGTTCGACCCGACGTCGCCGTTCGGCGGATACAAGGAGTCGGGCTTCGGCCGCGAGGGCGGCCGCCACGGCCTGGAGGCGTACCTCGATGTCTGA
- a CDS encoding tetratricopeptide repeat protein: MTLRWPRRRRGTADGTGVPGGEEHFLSAASVRVRAGDGGVGAGRDVSNNAFGPGSQVFDQRQYHLHPSGESPPVRWPLRIGRIPALASAFQPRAALRERIDATVSSESAAALVLSGGGGVGKSQLAAFYAAEAVRGGTDLVLWAPASDVHQVIAAYAHAAALVGAPGLRGVRPEEDAEAFLSWLVTTSRTWFIVLDDVTDPAGMEEWWPESRAGGVGRPLATTRLNDARLTGAGRRRVDVDVYTREEARDYLSGRLHGDGCDHLLDEAADGLAQELGCLPLALGHAAAYLINQGTPCAVYLDRFRDSGRRLDQLLPPEGDTEGYGRRVATGLLLSLDAAQCSEPQGLAEPALALVALLDPAGHPHALWDTEAVLSYLTHFREGAYVKRRWWRRATPPVPVTAEEAHAVLRTLHRYGLITSDPRDELRAVRCHALTGRAVRETVVEEYGISVSISAARGLLAAWPDSDDVSPDLGVVLRANTGALARHAGADLWHPLSLPVLNRAGRSLAGYHHATESIAYNEWLIEQNERHLDANHDSTRLARDRLAFSYREMSRHQDAIPLMERNLSYAERELGWRHPETLAAAGFLAFSYRMSRLHEEADPLEERVLAGIEGLSGTSHPSIRLARVVMANCLNLAGRPEESVAMGEELLAESERTLGEDDSETVLMRAILARYYGSAERPDDAVAMQQQVVAFHQRTDGPEHPASVKAVARLAYWYMRAGRTDEALSLQEEILASRGVTFGPEHPFTLEARFAYAQSLGQLGRMGDAAALLADVLAVQERVLGPEHLQTMNTRLVAHDFRLKAADALGQDLTNELTTPPDD; this comes from the coding sequence GTGACGCTTCGGTGGCCCCGGAGGCGACGCGGTACGGCCGATGGCACTGGCGTACCCGGCGGTGAGGAGCACTTCCTGTCCGCCGCTTCGGTGCGCGTGCGGGCCGGTGACGGCGGGGTCGGCGCGGGGCGCGACGTCAGCAACAACGCGTTCGGCCCGGGCAGCCAGGTCTTCGACCAGCGGCAGTACCACCTGCACCCGTCCGGCGAGAGCCCGCCGGTGCGGTGGCCGTTGCGGATCGGCCGCATTCCCGCACTGGCCTCCGCGTTCCAGCCACGGGCCGCGCTGCGGGAGCGGATCGACGCCACGGTCTCCTCCGAGTCCGCGGCGGCCCTGGTGCTGTCCGGCGGCGGTGGTGTGGGCAAGTCCCAACTCGCCGCCTTCTACGCGGCTGAGGCCGTGCGCGGGGGTACGGACCTGGTGCTGTGGGCCCCGGCGAGCGACGTGCACCAGGTCATCGCCGCGTACGCCCACGCCGCCGCCCTCGTCGGCGCGCCGGGCCTGCGGGGCGTCCGCCCGGAGGAGGACGCGGAAGCGTTCCTCTCCTGGCTGGTGACGACCTCCCGCACCTGGTTCATCGTCCTCGACGACGTCACCGACCCGGCGGGCATGGAGGAGTGGTGGCCCGAGAGCCGGGCCGGCGGCGTCGGGCGGCCCCTGGCCACCACCCGGCTGAACGACGCCCGTCTCACCGGCGCCGGGCGGAGGCGGGTCGACGTCGACGTCTACACCCGGGAGGAGGCGCGCGACTATCTGAGCGGCCGCCTGCACGGCGACGGCTGCGACCACCTCCTGGACGAGGCTGCCGACGGCCTGGCCCAGGAGCTGGGCTGCCTCCCGCTGGCCCTCGGCCATGCCGCCGCGTACCTGATCAACCAGGGCACACCCTGCGCGGTCTACCTGGACCGCTTCCGGGACAGCGGCCGACGGCTCGACCAGCTCCTGCCGCCGGAGGGCGACACCGAGGGGTACGGCCGCAGGGTGGCCACGGGCCTGCTGCTCTCCCTCGACGCCGCACAGTGCTCGGAGCCCCAGGGCCTGGCTGAGCCCGCCCTCGCCCTCGTCGCTCTTCTCGATCCGGCGGGCCACCCGCACGCACTGTGGGACACCGAGGCGGTGCTCTCGTATCTGACTCACTTCAGAGAAGGCGCGTACGTGAAGAGGCGGTGGTGGCGGCGGGCGACCCCTCCGGTGCCGGTCACGGCCGAGGAGGCGCACGCTGTCCTGCGGACCCTGCACCGGTACGGGCTCATCACCAGCGACCCCCGCGACGAACTGCGCGCGGTGCGCTGCCATGCGCTCACCGGGCGTGCTGTCCGTGAGACGGTGGTCGAGGAGTACGGCATCTCGGTGAGCATCTCGGCGGCCCGGGGGCTTCTCGCCGCCTGGCCCGACTCCGACGACGTGTCTCCGGATCTCGGAGTGGTCCTACGCGCCAATACTGGGGCTCTGGCCCGGCACGCGGGTGCTGACCTGTGGCATCCGCTCAGCCTCCCCGTCCTCAATCGGGCCGGGCGAAGCCTCGCGGGCTACCACCATGCGACGGAATCGATCGCCTACAACGAGTGGCTGATCGAGCAGAACGAACGCCATCTCGACGCGAACCACGACAGTACCCGGTTGGCCCGCGACCGTCTTGCTTTCTCCTACCGGGAGATGAGCCGTCATCAGGACGCGATTCCGCTCATGGAGCGCAATCTTTCCTACGCTGAGCGCGAGCTGGGGTGGCGCCATCCCGAGACTCTCGCGGCAGCGGGCTTTCTGGCCTTCTCTTACCGCATGAGCAGGCTGCACGAGGAAGCCGATCCGCTGGAGGAGCGGGTTCTTGCTGGGATCGAGGGCCTGAGCGGAACGTCGCACCCCAGTATCCGTCTGGCTCGTGTTGTGATGGCCAACTGCCTTAATCTCGCCGGCCGTCCGGAGGAGAGCGTCGCCATGGGGGAAGAGCTGCTGGCGGAATCTGAGCGGACCTTGGGCGAGGACGACAGCGAAACCGTTCTGATGAGGGCGATACTCGCCCGCTACTACGGCAGCGCCGAACGCCCAGACGACGCCGTCGCCATGCAGCAGCAGGTCGTCGCGTTCCACCAACGGACCGACGGCCCAGAACACCCCGCCTCTGTGAAGGCGGTGGCACGGTTGGCCTACTGGTACATGAGAGCGGGGCGCACGGATGAAGCCCTGTCCCTTCAGGAGGAGATTCTCGCTAGCCGGGGAGTCACCTTCGGCCCGGAACATCCCTTCACCTTGGAAGCCCGCTTCGCCTACGCCCAATCCCTGGGGCAGTTGGGCCGGATGGGCGATGCGGCCGCCTTGTTGGCGGACGTCCTCGCTGTACAGGAACGCGTACTGGGCCCCGAGCATTTGCAGACCATGAACACCCGCCTCGTGGCCCATGACTTCCGGCTGAAGGCAGCCGACGCCCTCGGCCAGGACCTCACCAACGAGCTCACGACACCCCCGGACGACTGA
- a CDS encoding NAD(P)H-quinone dehydrogenase: MTRIVIIGGGPGGYEAALVGAQLGAEVTVVDCDGLGGASVLTDCVPSKTLIATAEVMTTFDSSYEELGIIVADDTPHVEQAARVVGVDLGKVNRRVKRLALAQSHDITASVTRAGARVMRGRGRLDGLQAADGSRQVVVTAADGTEERLTADAVLIATGGHPREIPDAQPDGERILNWTQVYDLDELPEELIVVGSGVTGAEFAGAYQALGSRVTLVSSRDRVLPGEDPDAAAVLEDVFRRRGMNVMARSRAQSAKRVGDRVEVTLADGRVITGSHCLMAVGAIPNTAGMGLEEAGVRLKDSGHILTDRVSRTSAPGVYAAGDVTGIFALASVAAMQGRIAMYHFLGDAVAPLNLKAVSANVFTDPEIATVGYSQADVDAGKIEARVVKLPLLRNPRAKMQGIRDGFVKIFCRPGTGIVVGGCVVAPRASELIHPISIAVDNNLTVEQIANAFTVYPSLSGSIAEVARQLHTRKLTGES; encoded by the coding sequence GTGACCCGGATCGTGATCATCGGCGGCGGCCCCGGCGGCTACGAGGCGGCCCTGGTGGGCGCCCAGCTCGGCGCGGAGGTGACCGTCGTCGACTGCGACGGTCTCGGCGGGGCCTCGGTCCTCACCGACTGCGTGCCATCGAAGACCCTGATCGCGACGGCCGAGGTGATGACCACCTTCGACTCCTCCTACGAGGAGCTGGGCATCATCGTCGCCGACGACACCCCGCACGTGGAGCAGGCCGCCCGGGTCGTCGGTGTGGACCTCGGCAAGGTCAATCGCCGGGTCAAGCGCCTCGCGCTCGCCCAGTCCCACGACATCACCGCCTCCGTCACGCGGGCCGGCGCCCGCGTGATGCGCGGCCGGGGCCGGCTCGACGGGCTCCAGGCGGCCGACGGGTCCCGCCAGGTCGTCGTCACCGCCGCCGACGGCACCGAGGAGCGGCTGACCGCCGACGCCGTGCTGATAGCGACCGGCGGCCACCCCCGGGAGATCCCGGACGCGCAGCCCGACGGTGAGCGCATCCTGAACTGGACCCAGGTCTACGACCTCGACGAGCTGCCCGAGGAGCTCATCGTGGTCGGATCGGGTGTCACCGGCGCCGAGTTCGCCGGGGCCTACCAGGCGCTCGGCTCGCGCGTCACCCTCGTCTCCTCCCGCGACCGCGTGCTGCCGGGCGAGGACCCGGACGCGGCGGCCGTACTGGAGGACGTCTTCCGCCGCCGCGGGATGAACGTCATGGCCCGCTCCCGGGCCCAGTCCGCCAAGCGGGTGGGCGACCGGGTCGAGGTGACCCTCGCCGACGGCCGGGTCATCACCGGCTCGCACTGTCTGATGGCGGTCGGCGCGATCCCCAACACCGCGGGCATGGGCCTGGAGGAGGCCGGTGTCCGGCTCAAGGACTCCGGGCACATCCTCACCGACCGGGTCTCGCGCACCAGCGCACCCGGTGTCTACGCCGCCGGTGACGTCACCGGGATCTTCGCGCTGGCCTCGGTCGCCGCGATGCAGGGCCGGATCGCGATGTACCACTTCCTCGGCGACGCGGTCGCCCCGCTGAACCTCAAGGCCGTCTCGGCCAACGTCTTCACCGACCCGGAGATCGCCACCGTCGGCTACAGCCAGGCCGACGTCGACGCGGGCAAGATCGAGGCCCGGGTCGTGAAGCTGCCGCTGCTGCGCAACCCGCGCGCCAAGATGCAGGGCATCCGCGACGGCTTCGTCAAGATCTTCTGCCGCCCCGGTACGGGCATCGTGGTCGGCGGCTGCGTGGTCGCGCCGCGCGCCAGCGAGCTGATCCACCCGATCTCGATCGCGGTCGACAACAATCTGACGGTGGAACAGATCGCAAACGCTTTCACCGTGTACCCGTCCCTGTCCGGATCGATCGCCGAAGTGGCCCGGCAGTTGCACACCCGCAAGCTCACGGGCGAGAGCTGA
- a CDS encoding gamma-glutamylcyclotransferase gives MSLYAAYAGNLDARLMTRRAPHSPMRSTGWLNGWRLTFGGEQMGWEGALATVVEAPRSQVFVALYDLAPMDEDSMDRWEGVGLDIYRRMRVRVHTLDGEEPAWMYVLNGYEGGLPSARYLGEIADAAESAGAPHDYVMELRKRPC, from the coding sequence ATGTCGCTCTACGCCGCGTACGCCGGCAACCTCGACGCGCGGCTGATGACCCGCCGCGCTCCGCATTCCCCGATGCGCAGCACCGGCTGGCTCAACGGCTGGCGGCTGACCTTCGGCGGGGAGCAGATGGGCTGGGAGGGGGCGCTGGCCACCGTGGTGGAGGCGCCGCGTTCCCAGGTCTTCGTCGCGCTGTACGACCTGGCGCCGATGGACGAGGACTCCATGGACCGCTGGGAGGGCGTCGGGCTCGACATCTACCGGCGCATGCGCGTACGTGTGCACACCCTGGACGGCGAGGAGCCGGCCTGGATGTACGTGCTGAACGGGTACGAGGGCGGGCTGCCCTCGGCGCGCTATCTGGGTGAGATCGCGGACGCCGCGGAATCCGCCGGCGCACCCCACGACTATGTGATGGAACTGCGCAAGCGCCCCTGCTGA